One genomic segment of Homo sapiens chromosome 14, GRCh38.p14 Primary Assembly includes these proteins:
- the GMFB gene encoding glia maturation factor beta, with the protein MSESLVVCDVAEDLVEKLRKFRFRKETNNAAIIMKIDKDKRLVVLDEELEGISPDELKDELPERQPRFIVYSYKYQHDDGRVSYPLCFIFSSPVGCKPEQQMMYAGSKNKLVQTAELTKVFEIRNTEDLTEEWLREKLGFFH; encoded by the exons ATG agtgAGTCTTTGGTTGTTTGTGATGTTGCCGAAGATTTAGTGGAAAAGCTGAGAAAGTTTCGTTTTCGCAAAGAAACGAACAACGCTGCTATTATAA tgaagaTTGACAAGGATAAACGCCTGGTGGTACTGGATGAGGAGCTTGAG GGCATTTCACCAGATGAACTTAAAGATGAACTACCTGAACGACAACCTCG CTTCATTGTGTATAGTTATAAATATCAACATGATGATGGAAGAGTTTCATATCCTCTGTGCTTTATTTTCTCCAGTCCTGTTG GATGTAAGCCTGAACAACAGATGATGTATGCTGGAAGTAAGAATAAGCTAGTCCAGACAGCTGAACTAACCAAG gtatttgaaataagaaatacCGAAGACCTAACTGAAGAATGGTTACGTGAGAAACTTGGATTTTTTCACTAA